One ANME-2 cluster archaeon genomic region harbors:
- a CDS encoding UDP-N-acetylglucosamine-1-phosphate transferase, whose protein sequence is MPYFIRKLTKKGMVVKDYYKSGEKMVPTGGGIAILLIAMLALSLNSLFFKFSATNYVVLIVIAMFGIFGVLDDMIDIGRTSKLLLMYYCSYPLIQYATHTAIVFPAIGSVELGIFYLQFIVPTYVLVASNLVNMHSGYNGMSSGLSIIVLVSLIIKSIVMEDVDNILSVVSITGATLGFYFYERYPSRIFWGNIGSLTVGSAIGAIIVIQGFIVSGFIMLIPHTVNFLMYVYWRVRKFPVAKFGGPRADGTLEVPNPLTLKWVLPYYFRVNEKHGAWAMFALTGIFCMIGIFAPW, encoded by the coding sequence ATGCCTTACTTTATAAGGAAACTCACAAAAAAGGGCATGGTGGTCAAAGACTATTACAAATCCGGTGAAAAGATGGTGCCAACCGGTGGCGGGATAGCCATCCTCCTCATTGCCATGCTTGCCCTGTCCCTGAACTCGCTGTTCTTCAAGTTCTCGGCCACGAATTATGTGGTGCTCATTGTTATCGCAATGTTCGGTATATTTGGCGTACTGGACGATATGATAGATATCGGCCGCACGTCAAAACTCCTCTTGATGTATTATTGTTCATATCCCCTCATTCAATATGCAACCCATACGGCCATTGTATTCCCGGCTATCGGGTCCGTGGAACTGGGGATATTCTATCTTCAATTTATTGTACCCACATATGTCCTGGTGGCTTCAAATCTGGTCAACATGCATTCCGGATATAATGGGATGTCCTCAGGTCTATCGATCATTGTCCTGGTCTCATTGATCATCAAGAGCATTGTGATGGAAGATGTGGATAATATTTTATCTGTGGTCAGTATTACCGGTGCAACTCTTGGTTTTTATTTCTATGAACGGTATCCGTCAAGGATATTCTGGGGCAATATCGGTTCGCTGACCGTGGGTTCGGCCATTGGGGCAATTATTGTGATACAGGGTTTTATTGTGAGCGGATTTATCATGCTGATCCCCCATACGGTCAATTTCCTGATGTATGTATACTGGAGAGTGAGGAAATTTCCCGTGGCCAAGTTCGGTGGCCCAAGGGCAGATGGAACCCTTGAAGTGCCCAATCCATTGACCCTTAAGTGGGTATTGCCCTATTATTTCAGAGTTAACGAAAAGCACGGGGCCTGGGCAATGTTCGCTTTGACGGGGATTTTTTGTATGATTGGAATATTTGCACCCTGGTAG
- the wecB gene encoding UDP-N-acetylglucosamine 2-epimerase (non-hydrolyzing), whose amino-acid sequence MKIVIILGTRPEIIKLSPLIRECEKRGTDYFILHTGQHYSRNMDRIFFEQLELPEPKYNLCIGSSSHGEQTGKMMMGIEEILIKESPDIALLQGDTNTVLAGAIVAAKLGIGVGHVEAGLRSYDRKMPEEINRVLTDHCSDYLFSPTEKSRETLIGEGIPAEMIFVTGNTIVDAVFQNLEIADNRVDILNDLHLKAGEYFLATVHRQENVDEKKIFEGIIKALELVAEMFGLPVIYPIHPRAKKRMEEFDIVVNTIEFIDPLDYPGFLQLESNARLVLTDSGGVQEETCILNVPCVTLRDNTERPETIEAGSNIIAGTSPEKILDSVRKMVKTNKNWTNPFGDGRAGEKIIGILERHV is encoded by the coding sequence ATGAAAATTGTAATTATTCTTGGAACGAGGCCTGAAATTATCAAATTGTCTCCTTTAATAAGGGAGTGCGAAAAAAGAGGCACAGATTATTTTATTCTTCATACCGGCCAGCATTATTCACGTAATATGGACCGTATTTTTTTTGAGCAACTTGAACTACCCGAACCTAAGTATAACCTTTGTATCGGGTCTTCCAGTCACGGCGAACAAACGGGAAAGATGATGATGGGTATTGAGGAGATCTTAATAAAAGAAAGCCCGGATATCGCGTTGTTGCAGGGGGATACTAATACTGTACTGGCCGGTGCTATCGTGGCTGCAAAGCTGGGCATAGGGGTCGGTCATGTTGAAGCAGGTCTTAGAAGTTATGACAGGAAAATGCCTGAGGAAATTAACCGTGTTTTGACTGACCATTGTTCAGATTACCTTTTTTCCCCGACTGAAAAGTCAAGGGAGACATTAATTGGAGAAGGGATCCCTGCTGAGATGATCTTTGTAACCGGCAATACCATTGTTGATGCAGTCTTCCAAAACCTGGAAATTGCAGATAATAGGGTCGATATCCTCAATGACCTTCATCTTAAAGCTGGAGAATATTTCCTTGCAACAGTACACAGACAGGAAAATGTGGATGAAAAAAAGATATTTGAGGGAATTATTAAGGCACTGGAACTTGTTGCTGAAATGTTTGGGTTACCGGTAATATACCCAATTCATCCGAGAGCAAAAAAAAGAATGGAAGAATTCGACATCGTGGTAAATACTATTGAATTCATTGATCCACTGGACTATCCAGGCTTCCTTCAACTTGAAAGTAATGCCCGATTGGTACTCACGGATTCAGGCGGTGTGCAGGAGGAGACCTGTATCCTGAATGTCCCGTGTGTTACTCTGAGGGATAATACTGAAAGACCAGAAACCATTGAAGCAGGTTCCAATATCATTGCAGGGACATCTCCTGAAAAGATTCTGGATTCTGTCAGGAAAATGGTAAAAACCAACAAAAATTGGACTAATCCGTTTGGGGATGGCAGGGCAGGAGAAAAGATAATTGGGATACTGGAGCGTCATGTATGA
- a CDS encoding PEF-CTERM sorting domain-containing protein: protein MEIPIVTSGGDSSIKFHGDGVGADDDNKAIVFVPPSHDFNNEIPEFPTIALPIAAIVGIMFILQSRKGKED from the coding sequence ATTGAAATCCCGATAGTTACTTCCGGTGGTGATAGCTCCATAAAATTCCATGGTGATGGAGTTGGAGCAGATGACGATAATAAAGCAATAGTCTTTGTCCCGCCCTCACATGATTTTAATAACGAGATCCCGGAATTCCCGACTATTGCCCTGCCAATAGCAGCTATTGTAGGAATAATGTTCATATTGCAGAGTAGGAAAGGAAAAGAGGATTGA
- a CDS encoding glycosyltransferase family 2 protein: MVLHPYSPNPFPGGAHLPTITAVLSAYNEEVSIGSVILRTRQYVDRVLVIDDGSTDRTAEVAELAGAEVIRHPINRGKGAALRSGFKAAKGADIIVTLDADGQHHPSEIPKLIAPILEGEADVVNGSRYMNGHGKNTPGYRRLGQKVLDKATNFSSGLDVTDSQSGFRAFAAHTIPAFRFRESGFEIESEMLVDAALAKLRVKEVDISVRYDVDCSTANPVRHGLRVLVKVLHDMELNRPLFYFTVPGIALMLAGFGIGLHYIKLFLAGGQLPFGPSLLLIMLTLIGTFSAFTGIILHTMSLLIRETKNK, encoded by the coding sequence ATGGTACTCCACCCATATTCACCCAACCCATTTCCCGGAGGTGCCCACCTGCCCACCATAACCGCCGTCCTCTCCGCCTACAATGAGGAGGTCAGCATAGGTTCCGTGATCCTTCGCACACGTCAGTATGTCGACCGGGTGCTTGTTATCGACGACGGTAGTACGGACCGGACCGCAGAGGTAGCCGAACTGGCCGGGGCCGAAGTGATACGGCATCCCATAAACAGAGGGAAGGGTGCGGCGCTCAGGAGTGGTTTTAAAGCGGCCAAAGGGGCTGATATCATCGTGACATTGGATGCTGACGGACAGCACCATCCTTCTGAAATACCCAAACTTATTGCTCCTATCCTGGAGGGGGAAGCAGATGTTGTGAACGGCAGCCGTTATATGAACGGCCACGGCAAGAATACTCCTGGATACCGCCGCCTGGGCCAGAAAGTGCTGGACAAGGCCACGAACTTTAGCAGTGGGCTTGATGTGACCGATAGCCAGAGCGGTTTTCGTGCTTTTGCGGCACATACCATACCAGCTTTCAGGTTCAGGGAAAGCGGTTTTGAGATAGAGAGCGAGATGCTGGTGGATGCTGCTCTTGCAAAGCTGAGGGTGAAAGAGGTGGATATCAGTGTTCGGTATGATGTTGATTGTTCCACTGCGAATCCGGTGAGGCATGGGTTGAGGGTGCTGGTGAAGGTGCTGCATGATATGGAGCTGAATCGGCCGCTATTTTATTTTACGGTGCCGGGAATAGCATTGATGCTGGCAGGATTTGGGATCGGGCTGCATTATATTAAACTATTTTTAGCAGGAGGGCAGTTGCCGTTCGGACCATCTTTGCTTTTGATAATGTTAACATTAATAGGAACATTTTCAGCATTTACCGGAATCATTCTACACACTATGTCATTGTTGATAAGAGAGACTAAAAACAAATAA
- a CDS encoding glycosyltransferase family 4 protein: MNILVTSIVDLKKSQHNRPHQFVRHLSKDHDVTVLSINDWWKGGQGDLESYSRDFDDIFDRIDYYHLTDRKVSPVLQEVLSRNKVNEIVETNDFDVHLNYSTLVSGYFAARKLKTVYDIADDLGAMVRHSPQIPGILRPVGGFFGDMMLKKNIRISERITLTTEVLRTAYDIPEGKSDIISNGVDTDLFRDHGMGARYDFGLDGFIIGYVGVMREWIDLEPIFSVLKELNDEVKLVVVGKEGRFGENVELAKRYGVEKKVIFTGMVPYSEVPKYISAMDVCIMPFREGAISEMAVPLKLFEYMACGKPVLSARLQGIHGVAGERVLYASGRDELKQKILALYEDEGLRKRLGAQGRRFVEENYDWSKIVGQMEEVLVSTTMGERKENRELT; the protein is encoded by the coding sequence ATGAACATCCTGGTGACTTCGATAGTTGATTTGAAAAAATCCCAGCATAACAGGCCCCATCAATTTGTCAGGCATCTTTCGAAAGATCATGACGTAACTGTTCTCAGCATAAATGACTGGTGGAAAGGTGGGCAGGGCGACCTGGAATCGTATTCAAGGGATTTCGATGATATTTTTGACAGGATAGATTATTACCATTTAACTGATAGAAAAGTGAGTCCTGTGCTTCAGGAAGTATTGTCAAGGAACAAAGTGAATGAAATTGTGGAAACAAACGACTTTGACGTTCATTTGAATTATAGTACCTTGGTGTCGGGTTATTTTGCGGCCAGGAAACTGAAAACCGTATATGATATTGCTGATGACCTGGGTGCAATGGTACGACATTCACCCCAAATCCCTGGAATATTAAGACCGGTTGGCGGTTTTTTTGGAGATATGATGCTGAAAAAGAACATTCGTATCTCAGAGAGGATCACCCTGACCACAGAGGTACTGAGAACGGCTTATGATATCCCTGAAGGTAAATCAGACATAATCTCAAATGGAGTGGATACCGATCTTTTCAGGGATCATGGTATGGGTGCGAGGTACGATTTTGGTCTTGATGGTTTTATTATTGGTTATGTGGGTGTGATGAGGGAATGGATAGACCTTGAGCCGATCTTTTCTGTGTTAAAGGAGTTGAATGATGAGGTCAAGCTGGTTGTGGTTGGGAAAGAGGGCAGGTTCGGGGAGAACGTGGAACTGGCAAAAAGGTATGGAGTTGAGAAGAAGGTGATATTTACCGGTATGGTACCCTATTCTGAAGTGCCAAAGTATATTTCAGCCATGGATGTTTGTATTATGCCTTTCAGGGAGGGGGCAATTTCTGAGATGGCGGTTCCTTTGAAGTTATTCGAGTATATGGCATGTGGGAAGCCGGTACTTTCAGCCAGGCTGCAGGGGATACATGGGGTTGCAGGAGAGCGAGTACTCTATGCATCTGGCAGGGATGAACTGAAGCAAAAGATACTGGCACTGTATGAAGATGAGGGGCTTAGAAAAAGGTTGGGTGCGCAAGGCAGGAGGTTTGTGGAAGAGAATTATGATTGGTCAAAGATAGTGGGACAAATGGAAGAGGTGTTGGTCAGCACGACAATGGGGGAGAGAAAAGAGAACAGGGAACTCACATGA
- a CDS encoding glycosyltransferase family 4 protein: MKILITSLPDVKRINPQRPHHIIKHLSRNHEITILSVKAWWLEEKHDEYLEECLKDARLHYITERHINPVLQELLLIKNFDLFDEKLHFSDYDVHINFNSLIAGYYVGKKVKSYDIPTVFDVADDLPEAIKTSPQIPRVFKNIGHSAGKYMFNKSLETSDKITLVTDSLLNSYCFPPDTSRIIPNGVDTELFYPRDSGNLKRKLGIERDFILGFVGVLSEWVELEQTFAAIKRLVSSGYHVKMVIIGDGDRSFQLKKSAQQLGIAGNVIFVGSVLTRELPNYISCMDVCMVSRKTTGDSQNSFPLKLLEYMACRKPVISTDLKGVREIAEDKVIYTAISDEIEQAVIHLFNNKEMREKMSYEGMEFVNENYSWQKICSDFENVLIEAVHGYTK; the protein is encoded by the coding sequence ATGAAAATTCTGATCACTTCACTGCCTGACGTAAAACGCATCAATCCCCAGAGACCGCATCATATTATCAAGCACCTGTCCCGGAACCATGAGATCACGATTTTGAGTGTTAAAGCCTGGTGGTTAGAGGAGAAGCATGATGAGTATCTGGAAGAGTGTCTGAAAGATGCCAGGTTACATTATATCACCGAGAGGCACATAAATCCTGTGTTACAGGAATTATTGTTAATAAAAAATTTCGACTTGTTTGATGAAAAACTGCATTTCAGTGACTATGATGTTCATATCAATTTTAATAGTCTCATCGCAGGTTATTATGTGGGTAAAAAGGTAAAGTCTTATGATATTCCGACGGTATTTGATGTGGCTGATGACTTGCCTGAAGCGATTAAGACATCCCCACAAATCCCACGTGTGTTCAAGAATATCGGGCATTCTGCCGGGAAATATATGTTTAATAAATCTCTGGAAACATCTGATAAGATAACTTTGGTAACAGATTCACTATTAAATTCCTACTGCTTTCCCCCTGATACATCAAGAATAATACCTAACGGCGTGGATACTGAATTATTTTATCCCCGGGATTCCGGGAATCTGAAGAGAAAATTAGGAATAGAACGCGATTTTATCCTGGGATTTGTTGGTGTATTAAGTGAGTGGGTTGAGCTTGAACAGACTTTTGCTGCAATAAAACGATTGGTCAGTTCTGGTTACCATGTTAAGATGGTAATTATTGGAGACGGCGACAGGTCATTCCAATTAAAAAAATCAGCACAACAACTGGGGATTGCGGGAAATGTTATTTTTGTGGGAAGTGTCCTGACCCGTGAATTGCCTAATTATATCTCCTGCATGGATGTGTGTATGGTCTCACGAAAAACCACTGGAGATAGTCAAAATTCATTCCCGTTAAAATTACTTGAATATATGGCATGCAGGAAACCTGTAATTTCTACAGATTTAAAAGGTGTCAGGGAAATAGCTGAGGATAAGGTAATATATACCGCAATCAGCGATGAGATAGAACAGGCAGTGATCCATCTCTTTAATAATAAAGAAATGAGGGAAAAAATGAGTTATGAAGGGATGGAATTCGTAAACGAAAATTATAGCTGGCAAAAGATATGTTCAGATTTCGAAAACGTCCTGATAGAGGCAGTACATGGGTACACTAAATAA